A genomic region of Elephas maximus indicus isolate mEleMax1 chromosome 10, mEleMax1 primary haplotype, whole genome shotgun sequence contains the following coding sequences:
- the LRP10 gene encoding low-density lipoprotein receptor-related protein 10 isoform X1, whose protein sequence is MLPASLLFLLLGGALAHPDRIISPNPACKEPPAVLLEAQGTLQRPLGRESRSFPANCTWLILGSKEQTVTVRFQKLHLACGSEHLILHSPLQPLISLCQAPAGPLQLPGGNVTITYTYVGGRAPMGQGFLLSYSQDWLMCLQEEFQCLNHRCVPWAQRCNGVDACGDGSDEAGCSSHPFLGPTLAPVPAPPCNRTLEDFYGVFSSPGYSHLASGSHPQSCLWLLDPHDGRRLAVHFTALDLGYGDAVHVYDGTGPPETTRLLRSLTYFSNGKAVTVETLSGQAVVAYHTVAWSSGRGFNATYHVRGYCLPWDRPCGSGSSLGAGEGLGERCYSEAQRCDGSWDCADGTDEENCPGCPPGHFPCGPTGTPGATACYLPADRCNYQTFCADGADEKRCRHCQPGNFRCRDEKCVYETWVCDGQPDCADGSDEWDCSYALPRKVITAAVIGSLVCGLLLVIALGCTCKLYAIRTQEYSIFAPLSRVEAEIVQQQAPPSYGQLIAQGAIPPVEDFPVENPIDNSVLGNLRSLLQILRQDMTPGGTSGARRRQRGRSVRRLVRRLRRWGLLPRTNPPARAPETRSQVTPSASPLEALDGSTGPACEGGAVGGQDGDQAPPLPVKAPLPSAGTSPAHSEAPGPLASPPLEPSLLSGMVQVLRGRLLPSLHTPGAARALPGPHTVLSPEDEDDVLLLPLAEPEVWVVEAEDEPLLT, encoded by the exons gGGGCGCTCTGGCACATCCAGACCGGATCATTTCCCCAAATCCCG CTTGTAAGGAGCCCCCAGCGGTGCTGTTGGAAGCACAGGGCACTTTACAGAGGCCCCTGGGCCGGGAGAGCCGCAGCTTCCCTGCCAACTGCACCTGGCTCATCCTGGGCAGCAAGGAGCAGACTGTAACTGTCAG GTTCCAGAAGCTGCACCTGGCCTGTGGCTCAGAGCACCTAATCCTGCACTCTCCTCTCCAGCCACTCATCTCCCTATGCCAGGCACCTGCCGGCCCCCTGCAGCTGCCTGGGGGCAACGTCACTATCACCTACACCTATGTTGGGGGCAGAGCACCCATGGGCCAGGGCTTCTTGCTCTCCTACAGCCAAG ACTGGCTGATGTGCCTGCAGGAAGAGTTCCAGTGCCTGAACCACCGCTGTGTGCCCTGGGCCCAGCGCTGCAATGGCGTCGATGCCTGTGGGGATGGCTCTGATGAGGCCGGCTGCAGCTCACACCCCTTCCTTGGCCCGACCCTAGCTCCTGTCCCTGCTCCACCCTGCAATCGCACCTTGGAGGACTTCTATGGGGTCTTCTCCTCCCCCGGATACTCACATCTAGCATCAGGCTCCCACCCCCAGTCCTGCCTCTGGCTGCTGGACCCCCACGATGGCCGGCGGCTGGCGGTGCACTTCACAGCCCTGGATCTGGGCTACGGGGATGCAGTACATGTGTATGATGGCACCGGACCCCCTGAAACTACCCGGCTGCTGCGCAGCCTCACCTACTTCAGCAATGGCAAGGCTGTCACTGTGGAGACGCTCTCTGGCCAGGCTGTCGTGGCCTACCACACAGTTGCTTGGAGCAGTGGTCGGGGCTTCAACGCCACCTACCACGTGCGGGGCTACTGCTTGCCTTGGGATCGGCCCTGTGGCTCGGGTTCCAGCCTAGGGGCTGGTGAGGGCCTAGGTGAGCGCTGCTATAGTGAGGCACAGCGTTGCGATGGCTCTTGGGACTGTGCCGATGGCACAGACGAGGAGAACTGCCCTGGCTGCCCACCTGGACACTTCCCCTGTGGGCCTACTGGCACTCCTGGTGCCACAGCCTGCTACCTGCCTGCTGACCGCTGCAACTACCAGACCTTCTGTGCAGACGGAGCAGATGAGAAACGCTGTCGGCACTGCCAGCCTGGCAACTTCCGATGCCGGGACGAGAAGTGCGTGTATGAAACGTGGGTGTGCGATGGGCAGCCAGACTGTGCCGACGGCAGCGATGAGTGGGATTGCTCCTATGCCCTGCCCCGCAAAGTCATCACAGCTGCGGTCATTGGCAGCCTAGTGTGTGGTCTGCTGCTGGTCATTGCCCTGGGCTGTACCTGCAAGCTGTACGCCATACGCACCCAGGAGTACAG CATCTTTGCTCCTCTCTCCCGGGTGGAGGCCGAGATCGTGCAACAGCAGGCACCTCCCTCCTATGGGCAGCTCATCGCCCAGGGTGCCATCCCACCTGTAGAGGACTTCCCTGTAGAGAACCCGATTGAC AACTCGGTGCTGGGCAACCTACGTTCTCTGCTCCAGATCTTGCGCCAGGATATGACTCCAGGGGGTACCTCAGGTGCCCGCCGCCGCCAGCGGGGCCGCTCAGTGCGCCGCCTAGTACGCCGTCTCCGCCGCTGGGGCCTGCTTCCTCGAACCAACCCCCCAGCCCGGGCCCCCGAGACCAGATCCCAGGTCACACCTTCCGCTTCTCCTCTCGAGGCCCTAGATGGCAGCACAGGTCCAGCCTGTGAGGGTGGGGCAGTAGGTGGGCAGGATGGGGATCAGGCCCCTCCACTGCCTGTCAAGGCACCCCTCCCATCTGCTGGCACATCCCCTGCCCACTCTGAGGCCCCAGGGCCACTGGCCTCACCGCCCCTCGAGCCATCACTGCTGTCTGGAATGGTGCAGGTCCTGCGGGGCCGCCTCCTGCCCAGCCTGCATACCCCGGGAGCAGCCCGGGCCCTGCCTGGACCTCACACGGTCCTGTCCCCAGAGGACGAGGATGATGTGTTGCTTCTGCCACTGGCAGAGCCGGAGGTCTGGGTGGTCGAGGCGGAGGATGAGCCACTGCTTACCTGA
- the LRP10 gene encoding low-density lipoprotein receptor-related protein 10 isoform X2, translated as MGQFYWNRLDGNGFQKLHLACGSEHLILHSPLQPLISLCQAPAGPLQLPGGNVTITYTYVGGRAPMGQGFLLSYSQDWLMCLQEEFQCLNHRCVPWAQRCNGVDACGDGSDEAGCSSHPFLGPTLAPVPAPPCNRTLEDFYGVFSSPGYSHLASGSHPQSCLWLLDPHDGRRLAVHFTALDLGYGDAVHVYDGTGPPETTRLLRSLTYFSNGKAVTVETLSGQAVVAYHTVAWSSGRGFNATYHVRGYCLPWDRPCGSGSSLGAGEGLGERCYSEAQRCDGSWDCADGTDEENCPGCPPGHFPCGPTGTPGATACYLPADRCNYQTFCADGADEKRCRHCQPGNFRCRDEKCVYETWVCDGQPDCADGSDEWDCSYALPRKVITAAVIGSLVCGLLLVIALGCTCKLYAIRTQEYSIFAPLSRVEAEIVQQQAPPSYGQLIAQGAIPPVEDFPVENPIDNSVLGNLRSLLQILRQDMTPGGTSGARRRQRGRSVRRLVRRLRRWGLLPRTNPPARAPETRSQVTPSASPLEALDGSTGPACEGGAVGGQDGDQAPPLPVKAPLPSAGTSPAHSEAPGPLASPPLEPSLLSGMVQVLRGRLLPSLHTPGAARALPGPHTVLSPEDEDDVLLLPLAEPEVWVVEAEDEPLLT; from the exons atgggacaattctactggaatcgactggacggcaatgg GTTCCAGAAGCTGCACCTGGCCTGTGGCTCAGAGCACCTAATCCTGCACTCTCCTCTCCAGCCACTCATCTCCCTATGCCAGGCACCTGCCGGCCCCCTGCAGCTGCCTGGGGGCAACGTCACTATCACCTACACCTATGTTGGGGGCAGAGCACCCATGGGCCAGGGCTTCTTGCTCTCCTACAGCCAAG ACTGGCTGATGTGCCTGCAGGAAGAGTTCCAGTGCCTGAACCACCGCTGTGTGCCCTGGGCCCAGCGCTGCAATGGCGTCGATGCCTGTGGGGATGGCTCTGATGAGGCCGGCTGCAGCTCACACCCCTTCCTTGGCCCGACCCTAGCTCCTGTCCCTGCTCCACCCTGCAATCGCACCTTGGAGGACTTCTATGGGGTCTTCTCCTCCCCCGGATACTCACATCTAGCATCAGGCTCCCACCCCCAGTCCTGCCTCTGGCTGCTGGACCCCCACGATGGCCGGCGGCTGGCGGTGCACTTCACAGCCCTGGATCTGGGCTACGGGGATGCAGTACATGTGTATGATGGCACCGGACCCCCTGAAACTACCCGGCTGCTGCGCAGCCTCACCTACTTCAGCAATGGCAAGGCTGTCACTGTGGAGACGCTCTCTGGCCAGGCTGTCGTGGCCTACCACACAGTTGCTTGGAGCAGTGGTCGGGGCTTCAACGCCACCTACCACGTGCGGGGCTACTGCTTGCCTTGGGATCGGCCCTGTGGCTCGGGTTCCAGCCTAGGGGCTGGTGAGGGCCTAGGTGAGCGCTGCTATAGTGAGGCACAGCGTTGCGATGGCTCTTGGGACTGTGCCGATGGCACAGACGAGGAGAACTGCCCTGGCTGCCCACCTGGACACTTCCCCTGTGGGCCTACTGGCACTCCTGGTGCCACAGCCTGCTACCTGCCTGCTGACCGCTGCAACTACCAGACCTTCTGTGCAGACGGAGCAGATGAGAAACGCTGTCGGCACTGCCAGCCTGGCAACTTCCGATGCCGGGACGAGAAGTGCGTGTATGAAACGTGGGTGTGCGATGGGCAGCCAGACTGTGCCGACGGCAGCGATGAGTGGGATTGCTCCTATGCCCTGCCCCGCAAAGTCATCACAGCTGCGGTCATTGGCAGCCTAGTGTGTGGTCTGCTGCTGGTCATTGCCCTGGGCTGTACCTGCAAGCTGTACGCCATACGCACCCAGGAGTACAG CATCTTTGCTCCTCTCTCCCGGGTGGAGGCCGAGATCGTGCAACAGCAGGCACCTCCCTCCTATGGGCAGCTCATCGCCCAGGGTGCCATCCCACCTGTAGAGGACTTCCCTGTAGAGAACCCGATTGAC AACTCGGTGCTGGGCAACCTACGTTCTCTGCTCCAGATCTTGCGCCAGGATATGACTCCAGGGGGTACCTCAGGTGCCCGCCGCCGCCAGCGGGGCCGCTCAGTGCGCCGCCTAGTACGCCGTCTCCGCCGCTGGGGCCTGCTTCCTCGAACCAACCCCCCAGCCCGGGCCCCCGAGACCAGATCCCAGGTCACACCTTCCGCTTCTCCTCTCGAGGCCCTAGATGGCAGCACAGGTCCAGCCTGTGAGGGTGGGGCAGTAGGTGGGCAGGATGGGGATCAGGCCCCTCCACTGCCTGTCAAGGCACCCCTCCCATCTGCTGGCACATCCCCTGCCCACTCTGAGGCCCCAGGGCCACTGGCCTCACCGCCCCTCGAGCCATCACTGCTGTCTGGAATGGTGCAGGTCCTGCGGGGCCGCCTCCTGCCCAGCCTGCATACCCCGGGAGCAGCCCGGGCCCTGCCTGGACCTCACACGGTCCTGTCCCCAGAGGACGAGGATGATGTGTTGCTTCTGCCACTGGCAGAGCCGGAGGTCTGGGTGGTCGAGGCGGAGGATGAGCCACTGCTTACCTGA
- the REM2 gene encoding GTP-binding protein REM 2 isoform X1 has protein sequence MQTDPDTNMDTDTETTALCPSDSRQGSPPGTPTPEAVATLLKKPEKLLAGLDRSIPTPAPGAPRRRGSMPVPYKHQLLRAQAVDELDWPPQASSSDSSDSLGSGEAAPNQNDGIFKVMLVGESGVGKSTLAGTFGGLQGDSAHEPENSEDSYERRIIVDKEEVTLVVYDIWEQGDAGGWLQDHCLQTGDAFLIVFSVTDRRSFSKVPETLLRLRAGRPHHDLPVILVGNKSDLARSREVSLEEGRHLAGTLSCKHIETSAALHHNTRELFEGAVRQIRLRRSRGRAGAQRPERGSPEGPAPPARRESLTKKAKRFLANLVPRNAKFFKQRSRSCHDLSVL, from the exons ATGCAAACGGACCCCGACACCAACATGGACACGGACACAGAAACCACAGCACTCTGCCCTTCAGACAGCCGCCAGGGCTCCCCTCCAGGGACGCCCACACCAG AAGCAGTTGCCACACTGCTGAAGAAGCCAGAGAAACTGCTGGCAGGGTTGGACCGGAGCATTCCAACCCCTGCCCCAGGGGCCCCCAGACGAAGAGGCAGTATGCCTGTCCCCTACAAGCACCAGCTGCTGCGGGCCCAGGCTGTAGATGAACTTGACTGGCCACCTCAGGCGTCATCCTCTGACTCCTCTGACTCCCTGGGCTCAGGCGAGGCAGCCCCCAACCAAAATGATGGCATCTTCAAGGTCATGCTGGTGGGGGAGAGCGGCGTGGGCAAGAGCACCCTAGCAGGCACTTTCGGAGGTCTACAGGGAGACAGTGCTCATGAGCCTGAGAACTCAG AGGACTCCTATGAGAGACGAATCATAGTGGATAAGGAGGAAGTGACTCTAGTTGTATACGACATCTGGGAACAG GGGGATGCAGGGGGGTGGCTGCAGGACCACTGCCTTCAGACCGGGGATGCTTTTCTCATCGTCTTCTCAGTCACCGACCGAAGAAGTTTCTCCAAAGTTCCAGAAACCTTACTTCGGCTCCGGGCTGGGAGGCCCCACCACGACCTGCCCGTCATCCTTGTTGGCAACAAGAGCGACTTGGCCCGCTCCCGGGAAGTCTCACTGGAGG AGGGCCGCCACCTGGCCGGGACGCTGAGCTGCAAGCACATCGAGACGTCAGCCGCGCTGCACCACAACACGCGCGAGCTCTTCGAGGGCGCGGTGCGCCAGATCCGGCTGCGGCGGAGCCGGGGTCGCGCCGGGGCTCAGAGGCCGGAGCGGGGCAGCCCCGAGGGCCCAGCGCCGCCCGCGCGCCGGGAGAGCCTCACCAAGAAGGCCAAGCGCTTCCTCGCCAACCTGGTGCCGCGCAACGCCAAGTTCTTCAAGCAGCGCTCCAGGTCGTGCCACGACCTCTCGGTGCTCTGA
- the REM2 gene encoding GTP-binding protein REM 2 isoform X2 — protein MQTDPDTNMDTDTETTALCPSDSRQGSPPGTPTPAVATLLKKPEKLLAGLDRSIPTPAPGAPRRRGSMPVPYKHQLLRAQAVDELDWPPQASSSDSSDSLGSGEAAPNQNDGIFKVMLVGESGVGKSTLAGTFGGLQGDSAHEPENSEDSYERRIIVDKEEVTLVVYDIWEQGDAGGWLQDHCLQTGDAFLIVFSVTDRRSFSKVPETLLRLRAGRPHHDLPVILVGNKSDLARSREVSLEEGRHLAGTLSCKHIETSAALHHNTRELFEGAVRQIRLRRSRGRAGAQRPERGSPEGPAPPARRESLTKKAKRFLANLVPRNAKFFKQRSRSCHDLSVL, from the exons ATGCAAACGGACCCCGACACCAACATGGACACGGACACAGAAACCACAGCACTCTGCCCTTCAGACAGCCGCCAGGGCTCCCCTCCAGGGACGCCCACACCAG CAGTTGCCACACTGCTGAAGAAGCCAGAGAAACTGCTGGCAGGGTTGGACCGGAGCATTCCAACCCCTGCCCCAGGGGCCCCCAGACGAAGAGGCAGTATGCCTGTCCCCTACAAGCACCAGCTGCTGCGGGCCCAGGCTGTAGATGAACTTGACTGGCCACCTCAGGCGTCATCCTCTGACTCCTCTGACTCCCTGGGCTCAGGCGAGGCAGCCCCCAACCAAAATGATGGCATCTTCAAGGTCATGCTGGTGGGGGAGAGCGGCGTGGGCAAGAGCACCCTAGCAGGCACTTTCGGAGGTCTACAGGGAGACAGTGCTCATGAGCCTGAGAACTCAG AGGACTCCTATGAGAGACGAATCATAGTGGATAAGGAGGAAGTGACTCTAGTTGTATACGACATCTGGGAACAG GGGGATGCAGGGGGGTGGCTGCAGGACCACTGCCTTCAGACCGGGGATGCTTTTCTCATCGTCTTCTCAGTCACCGACCGAAGAAGTTTCTCCAAAGTTCCAGAAACCTTACTTCGGCTCCGGGCTGGGAGGCCCCACCACGACCTGCCCGTCATCCTTGTTGGCAACAAGAGCGACTTGGCCCGCTCCCGGGAAGTCTCACTGGAGG AGGGCCGCCACCTGGCCGGGACGCTGAGCTGCAAGCACATCGAGACGTCAGCCGCGCTGCACCACAACACGCGCGAGCTCTTCGAGGGCGCGGTGCGCCAGATCCGGCTGCGGCGGAGCCGGGGTCGCGCCGGGGCTCAGAGGCCGGAGCGGGGCAGCCCCGAGGGCCCAGCGCCGCCCGCGCGCCGGGAGAGCCTCACCAAGAAGGCCAAGCGCTTCCTCGCCAACCTGGTGCCGCGCAACGCCAAGTTCTTCAAGCAGCGCTCCAGGTCGTGCCACGACCTCTCGGTGCTCTGA
- the RBM23 gene encoding probable RNA-binding protein 23 isoform X1, translated as MSSDDFDIVIEAMLEAAYKKEEDEQQRKEVKKDSPSNTANNTSSTDNNGSGTSASSSSGETSKKKKSRSHSRSRDRKPSHSRDRDRHRQRNSLSRSRERQHRHRSRSWDHQRSSESRSWDQRREDRVRYRSPPLATGRRYGHSKSPHFREKSPVREPVDNLSPEERDARTVFCMQLAARIRPRDLEDFFSAVGKVRDVRIISDRNSRRSKGIAYVEFCEIQSVPLAIGLTGQRLLGVPIIVQASQAEKNRLAAMANNLQKGSGGPVRLCVGSLHFNITEDMLRGIFEPFGKIDDILLTKDSDTGHSKGYGFITFSDSECARRALEQLNGFELAGRPMRVGHATERPDGGTDITFPDGDQELDLGSAGGRLQLMAKLAEGSGIQLPTTAAAAAAAAAAAAAALQLNGAVPLGALNPAALTALSPALNLASQAVASQCLQLSSLFTPKTM; from the exons ATGTCGTCCGATGACTTTGATATAGTGATTGAGGCCATGCTGGAGGCTGCCTATAAAAAAGAGGAG GATGAGCAGCAAAGGAAAGAGGTTAAAAAGGACAGCCCTAGCAATACCGCCAACAACACCAGCAGCACCGACAACAATGGCAGTGGGACTAGTGCGAGCAGCAGCAGTGGGGAGACAAGCAA GAAGAAGAAGAGTCGGAGCCATAGTAGAAGCAGGGATAGAAAGCCCAG TCATAGCCGAGACCGGGATCGACATAGACAGAGAAACAGTCTGAGCCGAAGTCGGGAACGGCAGCATCGTCATCGCAGCCGTAGCTGGGATCATCAACGTAGTAGTGAGTCACGAAGTTGGGACCAGCGTCGTGAGGATCGTGTGCGCTACAGGAGTCCCCCACTTGCCACTGG GCGTAGGTATGGACACAGCAAGAGTCCTCATTTCAGAGAGAAAAGCCCAGTCAG GGAGCCAGTTGATAATCTGAGTCCTGAGGAGCGTGATGCCCGCACAGTTTTTTGTATGCAGTTGGCTGCCCGCATTCGGCCTCGAGACCTGGAGGACTTTTTCTCTGCTGTTGGCAAG GTTCGTGATGTGCGTATCATCTCAGATCGGAACTCACGTCGTTCTAAGGGCATTGCCTACGTGGAATTCTGTGAAATTCAGTCTGTGCCGCTGGCCATTGGGCTGACTGGGCAGCGGCTGCTCGGGGTACCTATCATTGTGCAGGCCTCACAG GCCGAGAAAAACCGACTGGCAGCCATGGCCAACAACCTGCAGAAAGGCAGTGGTGGGCCAGTGCGCCTCTGTGTGGGCTCCCTGCACTTCAACATCACCGAGGACATGCTCCGGGGCATTTTCGAGCCCTTTGGCAAA ATTGATGATATCCTCCTGACCAAGGATTCAGATACAGGCCACTCTAAAGGTTATGGTTTCATTACG TTCTCTGACTCCGAGTGTGCGCGGCGGGCTCTGGAACAGTTAAATGGCTTTGAGCTTGCTGGTCGACCTATGAGGGTTGGCCACGCGACTGAACGACCGGATGGTGGCACCGACATCACTTTTCCTGATGGAGACCAGGAGCTGGATCTGGGATCAGCAGGTGGACGTTTGCAGCTCATGGCCAAACTGGCAGAAG GCTCTGGAATCCAGCTGCCAActacagctgctgctgctgctgctgctgctgccgctgccgctgccgcccTGCAACTGAATGGAGCGGTTCCCTTAGGGGCCCTGAACCCAGCAGCTCTGACGG CTCTGAGTCCAGCCCTGAACCTTGCCTCCCAGGCAGTTGCCTCACAGTGCTTACAGCTCTCCAGCCTCTTTACCCCCAAGACCAT GTAA
- the RBM23 gene encoding probable RNA-binding protein 23 isoform X2 — MSSDDFDIVIEAMLEAAYKKEEDEQQRKEVKKDSPSNTANNTSSTDNNGSGTSASSSSGETSKKKKSRSHSRSRDRKPSHSRDRDRHRQRNSLSRSRERQHRHRSRSWDHQRSSESRSWDQRREDRVRYRSPPLATGRRYGHSKSPHFREKSPVREPVDNLSPEERDARTVFCMQLAARIRPRDLEDFFSAVGKVRDVRIISDRNSRRSKGIAYVEFCEIQSVPLAIGLTGQRLLGVPIIVQASQAEKNRLAAMANNLQKGSGGPVRLCVGSLHFNITEDMLRGIFEPFGKIDDILLTKDSDTGHSKGYGFITFSDSECARRALEQLNGFELAGRPMRVGHATERPDGGTDITFPDGDQELDLGSAGGRLQLMAKLAEGSGIQLPTTAAAAAAAAAAAAAALQLNGAVPLGALNPAALTALSPALNLASQAVASQCLQLSSLFTPKTM, encoded by the exons ATGTCGTCCGATGACTTTGATATAGTGATTGAGGCCATGCTGGAGGCTGCCTATAAAAAAGAGGAG GATGAGCAGCAAAGGAAAGAGGTTAAAAAGGACAGCCCTAGCAATACCGCCAACAACACCAGCAGCACCGACAACAATGGCAGTGGGACTAGTGCGAGCAGCAGCAGTGGGGAGACAAGCAA GAAGAAGAAGAGTCGGAGCCATAGTAGAAGCAGGGATAGAAAGCCCAG TCATAGCCGAGACCGGGATCGACATAGACAGAGAAACAGTCTGAGCCGAAGTCGGGAACGGCAGCATCGTCATCGCAGCCGTAGCTGGGATCATCAACGTAGTAGTGAGTCACGAAGTTGGGACCAGCGTCGTGAGGATCGTGTGCGCTACAGGAGTCCCCCACTTGCCACTGG GCGTAGGTATGGACACAGCAAGAGTCCTCATTTCAGAGAGAAAAGCCCAGTCAG GGAGCCAGTTGATAATCTGAGTCCTGAGGAGCGTGATGCCCGCACAGTTTTTTGTATGCAGTTGGCTGCCCGCATTCGGCCTCGAGACCTGGAGGACTTTTTCTCTGCTGTTGGCAAG GTTCGTGATGTGCGTATCATCTCAGATCGGAACTCACGTCGTTCTAAGGGCATTGCCTACGTGGAATTCTGTGAAATTCAGTCTGTGCCGCTGGCCATTGGGCTGACTGGGCAGCGGCTGCTCGGGGTACCTATCATTGTGCAGGCCTCACAG GCCGAGAAAAACCGACTGGCAGCCATGGCCAACAACCTGCAGAAAGGCAGTGGTGGGCCAGTGCGCCTCTGTGTGGGCTCCCTGCACTTCAACATCACCGAGGACATGCTCCGGGGCATTTTCGAGCCCTTTGGCAAA ATTGATGATATCCTCCTGACCAAGGATTCAGATACAGGCCACTCTAAAGGTTATGGTTTCATTACG TTCTCTGACTCCGAGTGTGCGCGGCGGGCTCTGGAACAGTTAAATGGCTTTGAGCTTGCTGGTCGACCTATGAGGGTTGGCCACGCGACTGAACGACCGGATGGTGGCACCGACATCACTTTTCCTGATGGAGACCAGGAGCTGGATCTGGGATCAGCAGGTGGACGTTTGCAGCTCATGGCCAAACTGGCAGAAG GCTCTGGAATCCAGCTGCCAActacagctgctgctgctgctgctgctgctgccgctgccgctgccgcccTGCAACTGAATGGAGCGGTTCCCTTAGGGGCCCTGAACCCAGCAGCTCTGACGG CTCTGAGTCCAGCCCTGAACCTTGCCTCCCAGGCAGTTGCCTCACAGTGCTTACAGCTCTCCAGCCTCTTTACCCCCAAGACCATGTGA